Proteins encoded by one window of Aphidius gifuensis isolate YNYX2018 linkage group LG2, ASM1490517v1, whole genome shotgun sequence:
- the LOC122848518 gene encoding LDLR chaperone boca isoform X1, producing the protein MKFSVIILLSFYLILSVYCEEKKKTLSWKDKNIMDMNDADFERLLDQWEENDEEKEELAPDELPEHLRPAKKIDFSKIDTTNPDELVKATKTGKSLMMFVDVKQDIPDDEAEKIMKIWQTSLQNNHIVIDRYPIEGKRSIFMFKEGSQSIDAKNFLIEQPELDHVSLEGQTYHGKYSSQQKSKGSKKSEL; encoded by the exons atgaaattttcggtaataatattattaagtttttatttaatattatcagtttattgtgaggaaaaaaaaaaaacattgtcatGGAAAGACAAAAATATCATGGACATGAATGATGCTGATTTTGAAAGATTGTTGGATCAATGGGAG gaaaatgatgaagaaaaagaagaactTGCACCAGATGAATTGCCAGAGCATCTTCGTCCagccaaaaaaattgatttttcaaag ATTGATACAACAAACCCTGATGAATTGGTAAAAGCAACAAAAACTGGCAAAAGTTTAATGATGTTTGTTGATGTAAAACAAGACATTCCTGATGATGAAGCtgaaaaaatcatgaaaatatggCAAACAAGTTTACAAAATAATCACATTGTCATTGACAGATATCCAATTGAAGGAAAAAGATCAATATTTATGTTCAAAGAAGGATCACAATCAATTGATgctaaaaactttttaattgaACAACCAGAATTGGATCATGTCTCTCTCGAAGGACAAACGTATCATGGAAAATACAGTTCTCAG caGAAATCAAAAGGATCCAAAAAAAGTGAGCTCTAA
- the LOC122848518 gene encoding LDLR chaperone boca isoform X2: protein MKFSVIILLSFYLILSVYCEEKKKTLSWKDKNIMDMNDADFERLLDQWEENDEEKEELAPDELPEHLRPAKKIDFSKIDTTNPDELVKATKTGKSLMMFVDVKQDIPDDEAEKIMKIWQTSLQNNHIVIDRYPIEGKRSIFMFKEGSQSIDAKNFLIEQPELDHVSLEGQTYHGKYSSQKSKGSKKSEL, encoded by the exons atgaaattttcggtaataatattattaagtttttatttaatattatcagtttattgtgaggaaaaaaaaaaaacattgtcatGGAAAGACAAAAATATCATGGACATGAATGATGCTGATTTTGAAAGATTGTTGGATCAATGGGAG gaaaatgatgaagaaaaagaagaactTGCACCAGATGAATTGCCAGAGCATCTTCGTCCagccaaaaaaattgatttttcaaag ATTGATACAACAAACCCTGATGAATTGGTAAAAGCAACAAAAACTGGCAAAAGTTTAATGATGTTTGTTGATGTAAAACAAGACATTCCTGATGATGAAGCtgaaaaaatcatgaaaatatggCAAACAAGTTTACAAAATAATCACATTGTCATTGACAGATATCCAATTGAAGGAAAAAGATCAATATTTATGTTCAAAGAAGGATCACAATCAATTGATgctaaaaactttttaattgaACAACCAGAATTGGATCATGTCTCTCTCGAAGGACAAACGTATCATGGAAAATACAGTTCTCAG AAATCAAAAGGATCCAAAAAAAGTGAGCTCTAA
- the LOC122848524 gene encoding major facilitator superfamily domain-containing protein 10 — protein MEIKKRVVKVVDENINNNNGESNDNVFNNSNVVSVVFRSLILDLLAFTMILPLLPALLDHYKNVDDERGLYTFIQKQINGIQSYLNAPDRFSSVLFGGFLGSMYSFLQFLGMPIVGALSDVYGRKLMMIICLCGISLSYLLWGLSHNFGIFVLSRFIGGISKGNISLSMAIISDVTEPKTRGKSMALVGIAFSIGFIIGPMIGVIFSKISGEHKDTYWYTYPALFAFFLSLSDLIYVIYCLEETLPVKRRAKSLACGISGAMIYINPVDLFQFNGVTGLDKNELKCLRTLGRSYFLYLFVYSGLEFTLTFLTHHAFGFTSMEQGYMFLAIGFTMSIIQGGFVRRIPQNKTKFYAQLGLWMIIPAFVFIGIAFTIKLLYIGVFIFSVSTAMAVTCMMTLVTSIGPENQKGTITGIFRSLGALARACGPIIASLAFWSIGSTTTYLIGAIVLIVPPLILQRVDTNLNK, from the exons ATGGAGATCAAGAAGAGAGTGGTAAaagttgttgatgaaaatataaataataataatggagaaagtaatgataatgtttttaataattcaaatgttgTTTCTGTTGTATTTCGATCATTGATACTTGATTTACTTGCATTTACAATGATTTTACCATTACTACCAGCATTATTagatcattataaaaatgttgatgatgaacgtggtctttatacatttattcaaaaacaaattaatggAATACAAAGTTATCTAAATGCACCTGATAGATTTAGCTCTGTTTTATTTGGAG gTTTTCTTGGTTCAATGTATTCATTTCTACAATTTTTGGGAATGCCAATTGTCGGTGCATTGTCTGATGTTTATGgaagaaaattaatgatgattatttgtCTTTGTGGTATTTCATTGTCATATCTTCTTTGGGGATTATCACATAATTTtggtatatttgttttatcaagATTTATTGGTGGTATTAGCAAAGGTAATATAAGTTTATCAATGGCTATTATCAGTGATGTTACAGAGCCAAAAACAAGAGGAAAATcaatg gCACTTGTTGGAATTGCTTTTTCTATTGGATTTATTATTGGCCCAATGATTGgtgttatattttcaaaaatatctggTGAACATAAAGACACATATTGGTATACTTATCCAGCactttttgcattttttttatcactcagTGATTTGATATACGTTATTTATTGCCTCGAAGAAACTCTTCCTGTTAAACGACGTGCTAAATCACTAGCATGTGGTATATCTGGTGCAATGATTTACATAAATCCagttgatttatttcaattcaatGGAGTAACTGGTCTTgataaaaatg aaTTAAAATGTCTAAGAACACTTGGAcgttcttattttttatatctatttgTATACAGTGGATTAGAATTTACATTGACATTTTTAACTCATCATGCATTTGGTTTTACAAGTATGGAACAAGGCTATATGTTTTTAGCAATTGGATTTACAATGTCAATTATACAAGGTGGTTTTGTACGACGAATAcctcaaaataaaacaaaattttatgctCAAttg GGACTGTGGATGATAATACCAGCATTTGTTTTCATAGGAATtgcatttacaattaaattgttatacattggagtatttatattttcagttt CAACTGCAATGGCTGTTACTTGTATGATGACATTGGTAACAAGTATTGGACCTGAAAATCAAAAAGGAACAATAACTGGTATATTCAGATCACTGGGTGCATTGGCACGTGCATGTGGACCAATTATTGCTTCACtag cattttGGAGCATTGGAAGTACAACGACGTATCTGATTGGAGCAATAGTTCTCATTGTGCCACCCTTAATCCTCCAGAGGGTGGATaccaatttgaataaataa
- the LOC122848525 gene encoding signal transducer and activator of transcription 5B: MALWAKAQQLPPEALEQVRTMYGEHFPIEVRHFLSCWIEEKMWTELDPDSPQYEHYISNLVNALIQELETKAASITTDDLFCSKIKLLDAAKLFKTKYSHSPSTLYRILHHCLSNEVKLVSQVEGTNGSSQNMPNARVGLMIGDAAGEIVQQVDALRQRTNETGEDLQHMSQEQEAFALTYHECTKINAHLNQLATHPQSQQNLESEQKLLRQKEHQDQILKHQVATLLQLRMSIIDKLKDTLARLTVLQSRVLDEELIKWKRDQQLSGNGAPFISQLDVIQEWCESLAELIWLNRHQIKEVERLKLKFPFESPNVPDLLPGLNSSITQLLSSLVTSTFIIEKQPPQVMKTNTRFTSTVRLLVGGKLNVHMSPPQVKVSIISEAQANALLKSDKLTKNSEASGEILNNSGTMEYHQGSRQLAVSFRNMQLKKIKRAEKKGTESVMDEKFSLFFSSSFSIGGGELVFQVWTLSLPVVVIVHGNQEPHAWATVTWDNAFAEPGRVPFVVPDKVSWQNVAEALNVKFRSATGRLLLDDNINFLAEKAFRGGCNNTQNEQQDYTNGMLSWAQFCKEPLPERNFTFWEWFYAVMKLTREHLRGPWMDGYILGFVRKKQAEEMLTNCTPGTFLMRFSDSELGGVTIAWVGEQNEVFMLQPFTSKDFAIRSLADRISDLPHLTFLYPEISKSIAFGKYYTPFNESQPTSNNGYVKPLLVTHVPGWGGPGSSGGQTPSHSSIVSCGGGQGGPGSSYPTTPAAMYQANSPDPSVTRDTPSVASSYAPGLGHSNVSQQSEMDYYPDMPIDNNLNFDPLSNFGFPDMMAGYPKTQ; the protein is encoded by the exons ATGGCACTGTGGGCCAAAGCACAACAGTTGCCTCCAGAGGCACTGGAACAGGTACGAACAATGTATGGTGAACATTTTCCCATTGAAGTACGTCATTTTTTATCATGCTGGATTGAGGAAAAAATGTG gaCGGAATTGGATCCAGATAGTCCTCAATATGAACATTACATATCAAATTTAGTTAATGCATTGATACAAGAATTAGAAACAAAAGCAGCATCAATAACAACTGATGATTTGTtttgttcaaaaataaaattgctagATGctgcaaaattatttaaaacaaaatacagtCATTCTCCATCAACGTTATACAGAATATTGCATCattgtttatcaaatgaaGTGAAATTAGTTTCACAAGTTGAAGGTACAAATGGTAGTTCACAAAATATGCCAAATGCACGTGTTGGTTTAATGATTGGAGATGCAGCAGGTGAAATAGTACAACAAGTCGATGCATTACGTCAACGAACAAATGAAACAGGTGAAGATTTACAACATATGTCACAAGAACAAGAAGCATTTGCATTAACTTATCATGaatgtacaaaaataaatgcacatttaaatcaattagcAACTCATCCACAAAGTCAACAAAATTTAGAAAGTGAACAAAAATTACTTCGTCAAAAAGAACATCAagatcaaatattaaaacatcaagttgcaacattattacaattaagaatgtcaataattgataaattaaaagatacATTAGCAAGATTAACAGTATTACAATCACGTGTACTTGATGAAGAACTTATTAAATGGAAACGTGATCAACAATTATCTGGTAATGGTGCACCATTTATTTCACAACTTGATGTTATACAAGAATGGTGTGAAAGTTTGGCTGAATTAATATGGCTTAATCGTCATCAAATAAAAGAAGTTgaaagattaaaattaaaatttccatttGAATCACCAAATGTACCAGATTTATTACCTGGtctaaattcatcaataacacAATTATTAAGTTCACTTGTAACAAGTacatttatcattgaaaaacaACCACCACAAGTTATGAAAACAAATACTAGATTTACAAGTACAGTACGTTTATTAGTTGGTGGTAAATTAAATGTACACATGTCACCACCACAAGTTAAAGTTAGTATTATAAGTGAAGCACAAGCAAATGCATTATTAAAAAGTGATAAACTAACTAAAAATAGTGAAGCTAGTggtgaaatattaaataattctggTACAATGGAATATCATCAGGGTTCACGTCAGCTAGCTGTTAGTTTTAGAAatatgcaattaaaaaaaattaaacgtgCTGAAAAAAAAGGTACTGAATCAGTTAtggatgaaaaattttcattatttttttcatcatcatttagtATTGGTGGTGGTGAACTTGTATTTCAAGTATGGACATTAAGTTTAccagttgttgttattgtacATGGTAATCAAGAACCACATGCATGGGCAACTGTAACATGGGATAATGCATTTGCTGAACCTGGTAGAGTACCATTTGTTGTACCAGATAAAGTATCATGGCAAAATGTTGCTGAGGCacttaatgttaaatttcGTTCAGCAACTGGACGTTTATTAttagatgataatattaactTTTTAGCTGAAAAAGCATTTAGAGGTGGTTGTAATAATACACAAAATGAACAACAAGATTATACAAATGGTATGCTTAGTTGGGCACAATTTTGTAAAGAACCATTACCAGAAagaaattttacattttgggAATGGTTTTATGCTGTTATGAAATTAACTAGAGAACATTTACGTGGTCCATGGATGGATGGTTATATACTTGGTtttgttagaaaaaaacaagCTGAAGAAATGCTTACAAATTGTACACCTGGTACATTTCTCATGAGATTTTCTGATTCAGAACTTGGTGGAGTTACAATTGCATGGGTTggag aacaAAATGAAGTATTTATGCTTCAACCATTTACAAGTAAAGATTTTGCAATACGTAGTCTTGCTGATCGTATTTCTGATCTTCcacatttaacatttttatatccagaaatatcaaaaagtaTAGCATTTGGAAAATATTATACACCATTCAATGAAAGTCAACCAACATCAAATAATGGATATGTTAAACCATTACTTGTAACACATGTACCTGGTTGGGGTGGACCTGGTAGTAGTGGTGGACAAACACCTTCACATTCATCAATTGTTAGTTGTGGTGGTGGACAAGGTGGACCAGGTAGCAGTTATCCAACTACACCTGCAGCAATGTATCAAGCAAATAGTCCAGATCCATCAGTAACACGTGATACACCATCAGTTGCATCAAG CTATGCACCGGGTCTTGGTCACTCAAATGTCAGTCAACAAAGTGAAATGGACTACTATCCTGACATGCCAATTGACAACAACCTCAACTTTGATCCACTCAGTAATTTTGGATTTCCTGACATGATGGCTGGTTATCCTAAAACTCAATAA
- the LOC122848527 gene encoding stabilizer of axonemal microtubules 2-like, with protein sequence MEVIQSLPKTNQLGTSRYRPTPRPGTGRKCVQGRYVQPPRVASFAPQKTYCPPTKPLEGQSTYHESYLNNDKSSYTRAQSFKPTYTLKTIKDKFEDGTTNKISYKPVWNVVKAHPIVPRQKNLFAFKGPMETSTTVRHDFGPKNVDKPALVIPCGNIKSFSGTLDDRTTSGTSYINPGKIIPTESFKPSIKYCPPQEAILNETTQKLSYQPYRVEQREKYPWTEKPSYVPPNEAMVSSTTYSNSFFLNQHPQKEKPFIPNASNDLFPTGQMMKTSLYHDCFVPREITPVVPVVPCGNILISNQKMTCDTTNKLSFLGVKAEVRQPFRPKQRKHGNQGPIQSATTNRCDYIPKMVPRPEVVIPCDNIKNSSDPLNDTTTSGSSYKYSGPQPPPQSYKPQNQYQKPTVNIDGETINKSSYLPWATLPKEDYPWAKKAQYKAPKEKMTGDSSYNASYAAPGYFIEECGDDVQNLDT encoded by the exons atggaaGTCATACAATCATTACCAAAAACAAATCAACTTGGTACTTCTAGATATCGTCCAACACCAAGACCCGGTACAGGAAGA aAATGTGTCCAAGGAAGATACGTACAACCTCCACGAGTTGCTTCATTTGCGCCTCAAAAAACTTACTGTCCTCCAACAAAACCCCTAGAAGGTCAATCAACATATCACGagtcatatttaaataatgataaatcatctTACACAAGAGCACAATCATTCAAGCCAACATAtactttaaaaacaattaaagataaatttgaaGATGGAACAACTAACAAGATATCATACAAACCAGTATGGAATGTTGTCAAGGCTCATCCAATTGTTCCTCGccaaaa gaaCTTGTTTGCCTTCAAAGGACCCATGgaaacatcaacaacagtaCGTCATGATTTTGGTccaaaaaatgttgataaacCAGCATTGGTTATTCCATGtggaaatattaaaagttttaGTGGAACACTTGATGATAGAACAACTTCTGGTACATCTTATATTAATCCTGGAAAAATAATACCAACAGAAAGTTTTAAaccatcaataaaatattgtccACCACAAGAagcaatattaaatgaaacaaCTCAAAAATTAAGCTATCAACCATATCGTGTTGaacaaagagaaaaatatCCATGGACAGAAAAACCATCATACGt ACCACCAAATGAAGCAATGGTATCATCAACAACTTACtcaaatagtttttttcttaatcaacatccacaaaaagaaaaaccatTTATTCCAAATGCAAGTAATGATTTATTTCCAACGGGTCAAATGATGAAAACAAGTCTTTATCATGATTGTTTTGTTCCAAGAGAAATAACACCAGTTGTTCCAGTTGTACCATgtggaaatattttaatatcaaatcaaAAAATGACTTGTGATACGacaaataaa ctTAGTTTTTTGGGTGTTAAAGCTGAAGTAAGACAACCATTTCGTCCAAAACAAAGAAAACATGGTAATCAAGGCCCAATACAATCAGCAACAACAAATCGTTGTGATTATATTCCAAAAATGGTACCAAGACCAGAAGTTGTTATTCCatgtgataatattaaaaattcatcagatCCATTGAATGACACAACGACATCAGGTTCATCGTATAAATATTCAGGTCCTCAACCACCACCACAAAGCTACAAACCAcaaaatcaatatcaaaa accAACTGTTAATATTGACGGAGAgactattaataaatcatcttATTTACCATGGGCAACGCTGCCAAAAGAAGATTATCCATGGGCTAAAAAAGCACAGTATAAAgcaccaaaagaaaaaatgactGGTGATTCAAGTTATAATGCTAGTTATGCTGCACCAGGTTATTTCATTGAAGAATGTGGTGATGATGTACAAAATCTTGATACTTAA
- the LOC122848526 gene encoding phosphatidylinositol 4-kinase type 2-alpha yields MSDSERDQLHVPYREYHSQNNTRNQAALVETDALVDLSTTPPPQSSSSSSLIATTTPQINHQFLGNKIIPPSLLCDTSDSLPEVEFAPNTINDTNVIIDSTGIERESQPLLGRLELDVTFNRFSDDPQFSELVWQAETAIDNGIFPERIYQGSSGSYFVKNQAGKIIGVFKPKDEEPYGRLNPKWTKWMHKLCCPCCFGRSCLIPNQGYLSEAGASLVDRKLGLGVVPNTRVIKLVSKTFNYPRIDIQKARMKQVIMDQFPAVGSQFKRLGLPPKIGSFQLFMDGYKDADYWLRRWENDPLPTRLAHEFQLFFERLVILDYIIRNTDRGNDNWLIKYDPIVAKNSPETCTVKIAAIDNGLAFPFKHPDSWRAYPYHWAWLSQAKLPFSEATRELVLPQLSDQNFVQDLCDDLYQLFKQDKGFDRHHFEKQMGVMRGQILNLQQALKDSKSPVQLVQMPAVIVEKAKRDSDTPKLFSFSDTFTQRFQNKSPFFSWC; encoded by the exons atgagTGACTCAGAACGTGATCAGTTACACGTGCCTTATCGTGAATATCATAGTCAAAATAATACCAGAAATCAAGCAGCACTGGTTGAGACTGATGCACTTGTAGatttatcaacaacaccaccacctcaatcatcatcatcatcttctttaatagcaacaacaacaccacaaataaatcatcaatttttaggaaataaaataataccacCATCTCTACTTTGTGATACAAGTGATTCATTACCTGAAGTTGAATTTGCACCAAATACAATTAACGATACAAACGTAATCATTGATTCAACTGGTATTGAAAGAGAGAGTCAGCCACTTCTTGGTAGGCTTGAACTCGATGTTACATTCAATAGGTTTTCag atgatCCACAATTTTCTGAACTTGTTTGGCAAGCTGAGACTGCAATTGATAATGGAATATTTCCAGAAAGAATTTATCAAGGATCAAGTGGAagttattttgttaaaaatcaaGCTGGT aaaataattggtGTATTTAAACCAAAAGATGAAGAGCCATATGGAAGATTAAATCCAAAATGGACAAAATGGATGCATAAATTATGTTGTCCATGTTGTTTTGGACGTAGTTGTTTAATTCCAAATCAAGGATATTTAAGTGAAGCTGGAGCAAGTTTAGTTGATCGTAAACTTGGTCTTGGTGTTGTTCCAAATACACGTGTTATTAAACTTGTTagtaaaacatttaattatccAAGAATTGATATACAAAAAGCAAGAATGAAACAAGTTATTATGGATCAATTTCCAGCAGTTGGATCACAATTTAAGCGACTTGGTTTACCACCAAAAATTGGatcatttcaattatttatggaTGGATATAAAGATGCTGATTATTGGCTTAGAAGATGGGAAAATGATCCATTACCAACTCGACTTGCACatgaatttcaattattttttgaaagacTTGTTATACTTGATTATATTATACGTAATACTGATCGTGGTAATGACAATTGGCTTATTAAATATGATCCAATAGTTGCTAAAAATTCACCAGAAACATGTACTGTTAAAATTGCTGCAATTGATAATGGTTTAGCATTTCCATTTAAACATCCTGATTCATGGAGAGCATATCCATATCATTGGGCATGGTTGAGTCAAGCTAAATTGCCATTTAGTGAAGCAACACGTGAACTTGTTCTACCACAATTATCTGATCAAAATTTTGTACAAGATCTTTGTGAtgatttatatcaattattcaaa cAAGACAAAGGTTTTGATAGACatcattttgaaaaacaaatggGTGTTATGAGAggacaaattttaaatcttcaaCAGGCACTTAAAGACTCAAAAAGTCCTGTTCAATTGGTACAAATGCCTGCAGTTATTGTTGAAAA AGCCAAAAGAGACAGTGATACACCaaaattgttttcattttctGATACATTTACACAGCGCTTCCAAAATAAAAGTCCTTTTTTCTCTTGGTGTTGA